From the genome of Deltaproteobacteria bacterium, one region includes:
- a CDS encoding transporter → MSVRWLRRVGSGLGLLGLLPALAAAQSLPAVNLGFTSFLDGGPPAGPGFYFQEYVQYYSAGTFRDQQGRKVGLPGSVDAWISLNQVIYQSNQDLLPGAKWGIDLIVPLVSLDVHPADHPVLSTTSGLGDILIGPYIQWDPIMGSNGPLFMHRIELQNLVPTGSYDEKRALNAGSNFYSFNPYWAATVFATPQWTASWRLHYLWNAENDDPNVPGAKDSQAGQAVHLNFASEYEVLPKQLRAGINGYYLKQFTNAEVDGNGVADSREQVLGFGPGLLYSLSQNDHFFFNAYYETQVENRPEGTRFNLRWTHHF, encoded by the coding sequence GGAGCGGGCTGGGCCTGCTCGGGTTGCTGCCGGCGTTGGCCGCCGCGCAGTCGTTGCCGGCAGTGAACTTGGGCTTCACCAGCTTCCTCGATGGCGGTCCGCCCGCCGGACCCGGGTTCTACTTCCAGGAGTACGTGCAGTATTACAGCGCCGGCACTTTCCGGGACCAACAGGGCCGCAAAGTGGGACTGCCGGGCAGCGTCGATGCCTGGATCAGCCTCAATCAAGTCATCTACCAATCGAATCAGGATCTGCTACCGGGCGCCAAGTGGGGCATTGACCTGATCGTGCCACTGGTCTCGCTCGACGTGCACCCGGCCGATCACCCGGTGCTGAGCACCACCAGCGGCCTGGGCGATATCCTCATCGGACCCTACATCCAGTGGGACCCGATCATGGGCTCCAACGGACCGCTGTTCATGCACCGCATCGAGCTGCAGAACCTGGTACCGACGGGCAGCTACGACGAGAAGCGGGCGCTGAACGCGGGCTCGAATTTTTACTCGTTCAACCCCTACTGGGCGGCAACGGTGTTCGCGACGCCGCAGTGGACGGCGTCGTGGCGTCTGCACTACTTGTGGAACGCGGAAAACGATGATCCGAACGTTCCCGGAGCCAAGGATTCGCAGGCTGGGCAGGCGGTTCACCTCAACTTCGCTTCGGAGTACGAGGTCCTGCCCAAGCAGTTGCGGGCCGGGATCAACGGCTACTATCTGAAGCAGTTCACCAACGCCGAGGTCGACGGCAACGGTGTCGCCGACTCCCGCGAGCAGGTGCTCGGCTTCGGCCCCGGCTTGCTCTACAGCCTGTCGCAGAACGACCACTTCTTCTTCAACGCCTACTACGAGACGCAGGTGGAGAACCGGCCCGAGGGCACGCGCTTCAACCTGCGCTGGACGCATCACTTCTAA